The nucleotide sequence TTTATGCTTGCAGCTTAAAGCATTTGCCACCTGTGGTGTTAACATGTTTGCTGCCATGTTCATATCCCAGTACAAGTGCTCCTTATTTTACTATCTCAGCCAAGTGGTTGGATGAACCCAAAGTTTCACACCTCTGTGCCATGTTTGATGAGATTTGGACTGAGCTGCCAGGACAAGAAGTAGTGTATAGATGGCTGGACTGGCTGAATAGCTCTTCATGGGCTTGCATTTCTTTGAATGACAACATAATACTAGTCCCAGATAAAACTTCAGATGTTGGAGATGAACGTGCTATTGCAAGAAGGCTTCTAGTTGATTCTACTATTCCTCTGATGCAAAGTTACAATGAGAGGAGGTCTCATGAAATATTTCTGAAAAGGTTACATGAGTGTGGAATTTGTCTTAGTGAAAATACTGGTAATTTTCTTATACGTTATCTGATTAGGATGATGTATTTGATTTTGCTGACTTATTTACCTTTTTCTTCAAGTTGCTATCACTGCCTTTTGGTCTATTTTGTACATGATGTACTAGAGGCAATAAGCTCAACAATGCAAGAAATATAATTACTTCAATCCCCTAGTAATTTTTTAGAAATAAAATTAGGAAATCAAatgagaaaaaaataattttaTCATAAAACAACAGTTTCAGGATCTGTAGTACAACTACTCAGATGGGTTCTGTAGTGACTTAGCTGCCTTCCCTTTATTCTCTACAAAGTAGGAAACATGCTCAATATAGCGCCTTTTCACTTTTCAGTAATTTTGATACTTGAATCCTATCTAGTAGTTTTTTACTCTTTGCCCCTCTTCATTTCTTGACCCTACCAGGCAGAAATTTCATCAAGCTCCCATGCCACCATTTGTTTTGCTTGACATGTATGAAGTCTCACTGCAGAATTCACGTAACAGAAGGGAATTTAACCCAGTTGACATGCCCTGATACAACTTGCCGCAGCCCACTCCCACCATCAGTTTTGAAAATCCTTCTGGGAGATGATTGCTATAAGCGATGGGAATCGTTCACATTACAGAAACTCTTAGATACAATGCCTGATCTGGTATATTGTCCAAGGTGTGATGCTGCCTGCTTGGAGGTTGACAATGATGCTCAATGCCCGGAGTGTTTTTTCACCTTCTGCTCTTTGTGCAAAGAACGCCAGCATGTGGGGGAGGATTGTGTTACTCCAAAAGAAAAGATTAGGATTTTGAGGGTAAAATGTATAATCTCTTAATGATTGAACTTTCTTTTTTATGAATTAATGATGTGTACAGTCAGCATTTTGAGATTTTGTTATGGTACTTAATTTGAAATTTAATTATTGGTATGAACGCATGTTTAATTGACGTAATTGTAGTATCTGGTTCCAAGATTCCAGTGTGACCTGGTTTGAGTGAAGTTCGAGGTATTCTGCTTTCCTGGCCTAGAGTTTATCCACACACTCTATGTAGTGTGAGATCTTTATACTCTCTCTATAAAATTAAGTGTCCTTTTGGTGTGCTATAGAGAAGATGGATGAATACCAGTACAGTAGAAATTACCGTCACCATCTTTGGCGACTGTGTTGTTGTCCATAACATCACTTGTTTGTGACTGGAGACTTAGCTTTGTATCTACATATCTAATTCTTCAACATCTATGTGCTTACATGACAATTCAAAACTTGAGAATGATATGATATTTGCAGTGCTTTATTTGTATATGCATGACCTATTTGAGGTTCTGTATGATGTTGTTCTTTCCTCCTATACATTCACAATGCCATGACACATTCTCCTTTTTAACAGGAAAAACACCAGAAATATTCCCTCCCAGAAAAACAATTGTTGAGAGAACAGAGGGAAATAGATGAATTATTAAGTGTCTGTGAAGCGCTTCGCGATTCTAAGCAATGTCCCAGATGTAAAATGGCTATCTCGAAAACTGAAGGTTGCAACAAGATGACCTGTAGGAACTGTGGGAAATTCTTCTGTTATCGTTGTAACCAGGCAATTCATGGATATGAACATTTTTGGTAATGTTGATTCATGTGCAAAAATTTTGTGTTCAATTTTGTTTGCACTGATACAGAAGCTAAAAAGGTTTTTGCCACTGAAGGGATGGAAATTGTGTGCTGTTTGAACATCACAATCAAGTGGGAAGAAGATATGGACTGTTTGAGGAATTGGATGATGATGAAGGTtctgatgatgaagatctagaggagccagagccagagcctGAAATGGTACGGGGTCATCCTTGTCCAATGTGTGGCCGGCGGAATGAAAAGATTAGCAGCAGTATCTTTTCTCCTTGCATCTAGAGCATGATACTTCCATAATATCTGCTTAGAGTCTCCAAACACTAGAAGTATTTATGCATGAGTCACTCCTGCTCTAGTAAACCAATATCTGTGTGATTCGTGTGTATAGAGTTGAGTGTAAGTTTCCTATCATGCCCATTGATGTTTTCATTATTCCTGTATCTATTTTTCAatctaatcttttttttttggttgccATATGATCACCATACATGCGCAGCTGGTCTCTAAGTGCCTTTTCCTTGTAAAAGGGTTGAATGAACAATTTTGCTGCATATACTTGCTCTAGTCACTCATGAAGCATGTAAACTCATAAGTCATAAGTGCATTGTAAAGGCATATATTCCTCACAGAATGAAGCAGCAGACAATCTACTAACAATCTCAATGCAATGTCGCATTATTGACAGTTTGACACAAACAATCATATATCGTGCATGGGTTGCCGAGGCCACTATTGTGCGTTATGCCGGAAGAGGGTTACGAAGAGCTCAGAACACTATGGACCAAGAGGTTGCCAACAACACACGGATCTCTAGTGATTCCAAATCTTGCTGTACAGTACAGAATCTCCTTATAGATaacattttgctacttccagtGTTGGCGTCGACTTGTTGAGTTGTTTCCCAAAATGAGAGGCTTAGCCAATGTGAATTTGCAGTTGGAAGGGTCCATTGCATTTAGCTAGGATCGTTGATGTCAAGAAGATGGTTCGCCATGGAATGAACACGGCATTTTATTGAAAATGACCATGCAGATTGAGGATTCAGTTCATTTATGATGTAGCCATAAGCGACTACTCCGTATTTGAGTCTGAACCCCGAAAGTTTGATTTGGGTTTTCTTGCACTCTATTTATTTGATATATTCGAGCACCGATAGCCTGCAGCAGGTTTTGAACTAGAACGGACAGCCATTTTATCCTGGACTCAGGAGCTGTAATATTGTCACACTCTCTCGTCCAATCTATACTGAAGTATTAATTGCTCGTTGAAAACGCGCTGTTGGGCACGTGCGCGGTTGTTATATGTATTGGGATAGATCACTGAAAGTCAGAGTTGCCAGCAGCGAAGCTGAAAGTGGGTACGCTATTGTTCTCGTCGGCAGATTGCCAGCACTACATGCATTGTTCATCCAAGAAATGTATCAGCTCTTCATCCACTCAAATTATTGTACATTTACAGTTTCCACGTAGTAGATTTATTTAAACATAAAAATGCTGATTAGTAGCTTCGTAAAACAGCTCCAGTTATAAACCTGTGGTTCAGTACAGCCTCGGCAATT is from Miscanthus floridulus cultivar M001 chromosome 7, ASM1932011v1, whole genome shotgun sequence and encodes:
- the LOC136466031 gene encoding uncharacterized protein, encoding MPGARIHGSEFGAKIHGSKVRATDLGAKLEAQICGFEDISAKPTNLMVCHEGKFPIFSMSGEASSSSSPPPAEAGDGYWEAREEAAARLEAMAARAQGEDELSVEQLETNKQLQEDEVLALQAIYGDDMVILEDKAGLRSFQIFVWYPIPNGTKVFLNLHPNGTGVGTDNGGSQDGSELFYACSLKHLPPVVLTCLLPCSYPSTSAPYFTISAKWLDEPKVSHLCAMFDEIWTELPGQEVVYRWLDWLNSSSWACISLNDNIILVPDKTSDVGDERAIARRLLVDSTIPLMQSYNERRSHEIFLKRLHECGICLSENTGRNFIKLPCHHLFCLTCMKSHCRIHVTEGNLTQLTCPDTTCRSPLPPSVLKILLGDDCYKRWESFTLQKLLDTMPDLVYCPRCDAACLEVDNDAQCPECFFTFCSLCKERQHVGEDCVTPKEKIRILREKHQKYSLPEKQLLREQREIDELLSVCEALRDSKQCPRCKMAISKTEGCNKMTCRNCGKFFCYRCNQAIHGYEHFWDGNCVLFEHHNQVGRRYGLFEELDDDEGSDDEDLEEPEPEPEMVRGHPCPMCGRRNEKISSSIFSPCI